Proteins encoded by one window of Chryseobacterium aquaeductus:
- a CDS encoding DUF922 domain-containing protein gives MKYLFLVLFLISNGLWSQRIEWKQDRKLVWSNFKSKINNQNGKDIVAYTHCGWVYSVVKSSNPKGAATIKVETIFNEDKSWKDDKRINDYVLNHEQKHFDIAEIYARKLRKEIADKIKTTSDYDKNFQTLYNRIIKDYRNFQALYDGVTEHGMNKEKQAEYDQTISNELEQLTNYRKL, from the coding sequence ATGAAGTATTTATTTTTAGTTTTATTTTTGATTTCCAATGGATTATGGAGTCAGCGAATAGAGTGGAAGCAAGACAGGAAATTGGTTTGGAGTAATTTTAAAAGTAAAATCAATAATCAGAACGGAAAAGATATTGTGGCTTACACACATTGTGGCTGGGTCTATTCGGTAGTGAAATCTTCAAACCCAAAAGGTGCGGCTACAATCAAGGTTGAAACCATTTTCAACGAAGATAAATCTTGGAAAGACGATAAAAGAATCAATGATTACGTCTTGAACCACGAGCAAAAACATTTTGACATTGCAGAAATATACGCAAGAAAGCTGCGAAAAGAAATTGCTGATAAGATAAAAACGACCAGTGATTACGATAAAAATTTTCAAACACTTTATAACAGAATCATTAAAGACTACAGAAATTTTCAGGCTCTATACGACGGTGTAACCGAACATGGTATGAATAAAGAAAAACAAGCTGAATATGATCAAACGATCAGCAATGAACTAGAGCAACTAACAAACTACCGTAAACTTTGA
- a CDS encoding PD-(D/E)XK nuclease family protein, giving the protein MKFLNKIIDELLTQNTDLSQFNIVLPGKRPIVFIRQILEENNYSGFLPNFFTIEELIVDIVDLQTIDGIALWLFSFDVYKNLNLIPNDDFADFLKWFPTLQKDWDDILKFSESDAAVLQYMFDEERIKDWAQDLGDDEDVPRKKFLNFWRNMNVFLPVLKEKLKEKNWATPGMIHEAAKSKLVGYTKNIDKQFVFCGFNAFTPVEEKLVKNLLQWDKAQCFFQADHYYFDDERQEAGKFLRSHKLWKEFNDSRAFSWIENDFNQPKNIKIYEVSGNVTQTKVLPDLFKEIDNKTFTNTAVVLLDENLLPASLNVMHEVQNLNITMGFPLKNLSFSNAVKQLFYLQKQLEKNKSSYYYRDIFPILEELPQNDDDEKIISDFKSKIEERNIVYISANLFTELLSGLSYFNLLQKADSGYDYLDLLITFCQQIKWIELDDIQYENVSHFENSFKVIKNQISPYGFEIKMDTLEVLINQHINSESIDFQGEPLKGLQVMGLLETRLLNFENVILLSVNEGKLPLGNSQNTYIPFDIRRHFDLHTFLENDSIYAYHFYRLIQDAKNVHLLFNALSSGVNTGEKSRFITQIEMESNHVIEHLIVENTSEPISSQPVEITKTPIVIQQLEKWKDRVSASHLTSYLYNPIDFYLSKILNTSETDEIEEELSIRNYGNLVHYTLQEIYEIIKGKVLKVKDLEILIKQIDEYINIAIQKLKHQPEFYDKGMNFIHKAIAKKVIENILNHDLELIKQGNSLEIIDIERRFESVDFYLDEAKKDKVSFFGFIDRIDRLNGTVRIIDYKTAKIKNLTVKIDSENIDNYFHKDDRKQALQLCIYQYVVQSLPEFWGFPIETGIWSFADAKKGVASLEFAQGNLDDAMQSVKSLIMEILNPEISFVESVRVYNY; this is encoded by the coding sequence TTGAAATTCCTTAATAAGATTATAGACGAATTGTTGACGCAAAATACAGATTTGTCTCAATTTAACATCGTTTTACCGGGTAAAAGACCTATCGTTTTTATCAGGCAGATTTTGGAAGAGAATAATTACTCAGGATTTCTTCCCAATTTTTTTACCATTGAAGAATTAATTGTTGATATTGTTGATCTTCAGACGATTGACGGTATTGCTTTATGGTTGTTTTCTTTTGATGTATATAAAAATTTGAACCTTATTCCAAATGATGATTTTGCCGATTTTCTAAAATGGTTTCCTACGCTTCAGAAAGACTGGGATGATATTCTGAAGTTTTCTGAAAGTGATGCTGCGGTTTTGCAATATATGTTTGATGAAGAGCGTATTAAAGATTGGGCTCAGGATTTAGGTGACGATGAAGATGTTCCCAGGAAAAAATTTCTGAATTTCTGGAGAAATATGAATGTATTCCTTCCTGTTCTAAAGGAAAAATTAAAAGAAAAAAATTGGGCAACTCCGGGAATGATTCACGAGGCTGCCAAATCAAAACTCGTTGGTTATACAAAAAATATAGACAAGCAATTTGTTTTTTGCGGTTTTAACGCCTTCACTCCGGTCGAAGAAAAATTAGTAAAAAACCTTTTACAATGGGACAAAGCGCAGTGTTTTTTTCAGGCAGACCATTACTATTTTGATGATGAAAGACAAGAAGCCGGAAAATTTCTTCGGAGTCACAAATTATGGAAGGAATTCAACGACAGCAGAGCGTTCAGCTGGATTGAAAATGATTTTAACCAACCAAAAAACATTAAAATATATGAAGTTTCCGGAAATGTAACGCAAACTAAAGTTCTTCCGGATCTTTTTAAAGAAATCGACAACAAAACTTTCACCAACACTGCAGTTGTTTTATTAGACGAAAATCTTTTGCCAGCTAGTTTAAATGTAATGCATGAAGTACAAAACCTGAACATTACGATGGGTTTTCCTCTAAAAAATCTATCATTTTCTAATGCGGTAAAGCAACTTTTTTATCTTCAGAAACAATTAGAGAAAAATAAATCTTCTTATTATTACCGTGATATTTTTCCGATTTTGGAAGAACTACCTCAAAATGATGATGATGAAAAAATAATTAGTGATTTCAAATCTAAAATTGAAGAACGGAATATTGTATACATTTCCGCAAATCTTTTCACCGAATTATTGAGCGGACTGTCTTATTTTAATCTTCTTCAAAAAGCTGATTCCGGATATGATTATTTAGACTTGCTGATCACATTTTGTCAGCAAATTAAATGGATTGAACTGGATGATATACAGTATGAAAACGTATCTCACTTCGAAAATTCATTTAAGGTTATTAAAAATCAAATTTCGCCTTACGGATTCGAAATTAAGATGGATACTTTGGAAGTTTTGATCAATCAGCATATCAATTCTGAAAGCATCGATTTTCAGGGTGAGCCGCTGAAAGGGTTGCAGGTAATGGGACTTTTAGAAACACGTTTACTTAACTTTGAAAACGTTATTTTACTATCGGTAAATGAAGGGAAATTACCGCTCGGCAATTCTCAGAATACTTATATTCCATTTGACATCAGAAGACATTTTGATCTGCACACTTTTCTTGAAAATGACAGTATTTATGCGTACCATTTTTATCGTCTGATTCAGGATGCTAAGAATGTACATTTACTTTTCAATGCATTGAGTTCTGGCGTAAATACGGGTGAAAAAAGCAGGTTTATTACCCAAATTGAGATGGAAAGCAATCACGTAATCGAGCATTTAATTGTTGAAAATACTTCAGAACCAATTTCTAGTCAGCCTGTCGAGATCACCAAAACACCTATTGTTATTCAGCAACTTGAAAAATGGAAAGACAGAGTTTCTGCATCTCACCTTACAAGTTATCTCTACAATCCGATTGATTTTTATCTATCTAAAATTCTGAATACTTCCGAAACGGATGAAATTGAAGAAGAACTTTCTATAAGAAATTACGGAAATCTCGTCCATTATACACTTCAAGAAATATATGAAATTATAAAAGGTAAAGTATTAAAAGTAAAAGATTTAGAAATTTTAATTAAACAAATAGATGAATACATAAATATTGCTATTCAAAAACTTAAACATCAGCCGGAATTCTATGATAAAGGAATGAATTTTATTCACAAAGCTATTGCTAAAAAAGTGATTGAAAACATTTTGAATCATGATTTAGAACTTATAAAACAAGGCAATTCTTTAGAAATAATTGATATTGAAAGAAGATTCGAAAGCGTTGATTTTTATCTGGATGAAGCAAAAAAAGATAAAGTTTCCTTTTTTGGATTTATTGACAGAATAGACCGACTAAACGGAACTGTGAGAATTATCGATTATAAAACAGCGAAGATCAAAAATTTGACGGTGAAAATAGATTCTGAAAATATTGATAATTATTTCCACAAAGATGATCGTAAACAAGCTTTGCAGCTTTGTATTTATCAATATGTAGTTCAAAGTTTACCTGAATTCTGGGGTTTCCCGATTGAAACAGGAATCTGGAGTTTTGCAGATGCCAAGAAAGGTGTTGCATCTTTAGAATTTGCTCAAGGAAATCTGGATGATGCAATGCAATCTGTAAAAAGTCTGATTATGGAAATTTTAAATCCAGAAATCAGCTTTGTCGAGAGTGTAAGAGTTTATAATTATTAA
- the rsmG gene encoding 16S rRNA (guanine(527)-N(7))-methyltransferase RsmG yields MSIALIQKYFPELSEKQIEQFSKLESLYGEWNEKINVISRKDMESLYEKHILHSLGVAKIMEFAPGTKVLDIGTGGGFPGIPLAILYPETIFTLIDSIGKKITVVNAVAEGIGLTNVTAIHGRAEKVKEKFHFVVSRAVTQMPEFLRWLKGKFEKEQFNTKHNGVLYLKGGDLAEELAGLKCEIFNLKNYFEEEFFDTKKVVYLSKGNFNS; encoded by the coding sequence ATGTCTATAGCGTTAATTCAAAAATATTTCCCGGAACTTTCCGAAAAACAAATTGAGCAGTTTTCAAAATTAGAAAGTCTATATGGTGAGTGGAACGAAAAAATAAATGTAATCTCCAGAAAAGATATGGAATCCCTTTATGAAAAGCATATTCTGCATTCCTTAGGCGTTGCAAAAATCATGGAATTTGCTCCGGGAACAAAAGTTTTAGATATCGGAACCGGTGGTGGATTCCCAGGAATTCCTTTAGCAATTCTTTATCCTGAAACAATATTTACATTGATTGATTCTATAGGAAAAAAAATTACCGTTGTAAATGCAGTAGCAGAAGGTATTGGATTGACTAACGTTACTGCAATTCATGGCAGAGCAGAAAAAGTAAAAGAAAAATTTCATTTTGTCGTAAGCAGAGCAGTGACCCAAATGCCGGAATTTCTGAGATGGCTGAAAGGGAAATTTGAAAAAGAACAATTTAACACAAAACACAACGGCGTTTTATATTTAAAAGGTGGAGATTTGGCTGAAGAATTGGCCGGATTGAAGTGCGAAATCTTTAATCTTAAAAATTATTTTGAAGAAGAATTTTTTGATACAAAAAAAGTAGTTTATTTATCAAAAGGTAATTTTAATTCGTAA
- a CDS encoding acyl-CoA dehydrogenase family protein — MSYYPLTSIPDYYGIDALLSEEHKLIRQSVRDWVESFVMPNIDQAAQDHTDLPGLMKELGKIGALGPYIPEEYGGSGLDQISYGLIMQELERGDSAVRSAASVQSSLVMFPINEFGSEEQKRKYLPKLASGEMIGSFGLTEPNHGSDPSSMESQFKDMGDHYLLNGAKMWITNSPLCDIAVIWAKNEEGKVQGLIVERGMEGFTTPETHNKWSLRASKTGELVFNNVKVPKENLLPGVTGLKGPLSCLNSARYGISWGVIGAAIDCYCTAVQYSKERKQFGKPVGAFQLQQKKLAEFLTEITKAQLLCLQLGTLKNDHKATPAQISMAKRNNVKMAIDIARESRQILGGMGIMGEFPMMRHAANLESVITYEGTHDVHLLITGLDITGFNAF, encoded by the coding sequence ATGTCATATTATCCTCTTACAAGCATCCCGGATTACTACGGAATTGATGCTTTACTTAGCGAAGAACACAAGCTTATACGCCAATCTGTAAGAGATTGGGTTGAAAGTTTTGTAATGCCAAATATAGATCAGGCTGCCCAAGATCACACAGATTTGCCCGGATTAATGAAAGAATTGGGGAAAATTGGGGCTTTGGGACCTTACATTCCGGAAGAATACGGCGGTTCCGGACTTGACCAAATTTCCTATGGTTTGATCATGCAGGAATTGGAAAGAGGAGATTCTGCGGTGCGTTCTGCGGCTTCTGTACAAAGTTCTTTGGTGATGTTTCCAATCAACGAATTTGGTTCTGAGGAACAAAAAAGAAAATATTTGCCCAAACTAGCTTCTGGTGAAATGATTGGTTCATTTGGTTTGACCGAACCAAATCATGGTTCTGACCCAAGCTCAATGGAATCTCAGTTTAAAGATATGGGAGATCATTATCTTCTGAACGGTGCCAAAATGTGGATTACCAACTCTCCTCTTTGCGATATCGCAGTAATTTGGGCAAAAAATGAAGAAGGAAAAGTACAGGGATTGATCGTTGAGAGAGGAATGGAAGGCTTTACAACTCCTGAAACTCATAACAAATGGAGTTTACGAGCTTCAAAAACAGGTGAATTGGTATTTAATAACGTGAAAGTTCCGAAAGAGAATTTACTTCCGGGAGTTACGGGATTGAAAGGACCTTTATCTTGTTTAAATTCAGCGAGATATGGTATTTCTTGGGGCGTTATCGGTGCTGCTATTGATTGCTACTGTACTGCAGTCCAGTATTCTAAAGAAAGAAAACAATTCGGAAAACCAGTTGGAGCATTTCAATTACAGCAGAAAAAATTAGCTGAATTTTTAACCGAAATCACTAAAGCTCAGTTACTTTGTCTACAATTAGGAACATTGAAAAACGATCATAAAGCTACACCTGCACAGATTTCTATGGCGAAAAGAAATAATGTAAAAATGGCGATCGACATTGCAAGAGAATCTCGTCAGATTCTTGGCGGAATGGGAATCATGGGTGAATTTCCGATGATGAGACATGCTGCAAATCTAGAATCTGTAATTACTTACGAAGGAACACACGATGTTCATTTATTGATTACAGGTCTTGATATTACGGGATTTAATGCTTTTTAA
- a CDS encoding pyridoxal phosphate-dependent aminotransferase translates to MNKLSDRVNRLGYSQTFVMSNKAREMKASGIDVISLTLGEPDFDVPDNIKQAAFDAINENYSHYSPVPGFLELRQAISDKLKRDNKLDYKPTQICVSNGAKQAIINVLAAIINDGDEVILPTPYWVSYDEMVKMMGGNSVMLPTSYVTDFKITAEQLDESINAKTKAILFSSPCNPSGGYYTYDELKSLAKVIAKYPHVTVISDEIYEYINYETQSTSIAQFPEVYEQTAVINGMSKAFAMTGWRIGYSACPEWLAKACEKVQGQMTSGANTVAQRASIVALKTDPSEYRYMIDAFEQRRNVMFDLMKEIPGFKVLLPKAAFYFFPDISYYIGKTLNGTEIKDADDFAMFILENAHVGCVGGVSFGSPECIRFSYAASEEELREAMRRIKDLLEKAV, encoded by the coding sequence ATGAATAAACTTTCAGACAGAGTAAACAGGCTAGGATATTCCCAGACTTTCGTCATGTCTAATAAGGCTAGAGAAATGAAAGCCAGCGGAATAGACGTAATTTCTTTGACATTGGGCGAACCGGATTTTGATGTTCCCGACAATATAAAACAGGCAGCTTTTGACGCCATCAACGAAAATTACAGCCACTACTCGCCCGTTCCGGGATTTTTGGAATTGCGTCAGGCAATTTCAGATAAGTTAAAAAGAGATAACAAATTAGATTATAAACCAACACAAATTTGTGTTTCAAACGGTGCTAAACAAGCGATTATTAATGTTTTAGCGGCTATCATCAATGATGGTGATGAAGTGATTCTGCCAACTCCATATTGGGTGAGCTATGATGAAATGGTGAAAATGATGGGCGGAAATTCCGTCATGCTTCCTACCTCTTATGTCACTGATTTTAAAATTACTGCCGAGCAATTGGATGAATCAATCAATGCTAAAACAAAAGCTATTCTTTTTAGTTCTCCATGCAATCCTTCAGGAGGATATTATACGTATGATGAATTAAAATCTTTAGCAAAAGTAATTGCAAAATATCCTCATGTGACGGTAATTTCAGATGAGATTTATGAATACATCAACTACGAAACTCAATCTACTTCAATCGCTCAGTTTCCCGAAGTGTACGAACAAACAGCAGTAATCAACGGTATGTCTAAGGCTTTTGCAATGACAGGCTGGAGAATCGGATATTCTGCATGTCCGGAGTGGCTTGCAAAAGCTTGCGAAAAAGTGCAGGGACAAATGACAAGCGGTGCAAATACAGTGGCGCAAAGAGCTTCAATTGTTGCTTTGAAAACAGATCCTTCAGAATACAGATACATGATTGATGCTTTTGAGCAAAGGAGAAACGTCATGTTTGATTTAATGAAAGAAATTCCCGGTTTTAAGGTTCTTTTGCCAAAAGCGGCATTCTATTTCTTCCCGGATATTTCTTACTATATCGGAAAAACCTTAAACGGAACCGAAATAAAAGATGCAGATGATTTTGCCATGTTTATTCTAGAAAATGCCCATGTCGGCTGCGTTGGCGGAGTTTCTTTCGGAAGTCCTGAATGTATAAGATTTTCGTATGCTGCTTCAGAAGAAGAATTGAGAGAAGCAATGAGAAGAATAAAAGATTTGTTGGAAAAAGCAGTTTAA
- a CDS encoding MFS transporter: protein MHIKPTNIPLPLKLTFFIFSMVLNCMGIVILQLSEENIGYDQLGFLESFKDLPIAFISLFAVNFIGKIGTKKSLILALSIVGICSFILPFVQVFWFYKLWFAIIGTSFAIGKICVYGIIRNNIIEEKSLAKTMNSVEASFMIGIFVVNVGFGWLIASEYSEYWKFGFIFISLVSLLTIYLLSKAHIIEADKNIKANIISNLLSFRKTPVLLFIAIIFFIVFTEQSFNSWLPAFYKNHLKVNSFFAIQASSMLAVFSYIGRIITANIIQRFALRSYFIFCLGCIISLLSIIFWIQYFGSGDSEILLYLFPVIGLFLSPLYPVINSKMISQIDKQKINTFTSVIVIFSSLGSSVSSILMSLLFNNQMLTFYSLYILMAVVIIFILSLIYFKQEQFRN, encoded by the coding sequence ATGCACATTAAGCCTACCAATATTCCACTTCCGCTGAAATTAACCTTCTTCATTTTTTCGATGGTGCTCAATTGTATGGGCATTGTGATTTTACAATTATCTGAGGAAAATATAGGTTATGATCAACTAGGATTTTTAGAATCTTTCAAAGATCTTCCTATTGCATTTATCTCTCTGTTTGCCGTTAATTTCATTGGTAAAATAGGAACTAAAAAATCTCTTATTTTGGCATTGAGCATTGTGGGTATTTGCTCTTTTATACTTCCTTTTGTACAAGTATTTTGGTTTTATAAACTTTGGTTTGCAATCATAGGAACTTCTTTTGCAATCGGGAAAATATGTGTTTATGGCATAATAAGAAACAATATTATAGAAGAAAAATCTCTTGCGAAAACCATGAATAGTGTGGAAGCTTCTTTTATGATAGGTATTTTTGTAGTAAATGTAGGTTTTGGATGGTTAATCGCCAGCGAATACTCAGAATATTGGAAATTTGGTTTTATATTTATCTCGTTGGTGTCTCTTCTTACGATTTATCTTTTGAGTAAAGCTCATATCATTGAAGCCGATAAGAATATTAAAGCCAATATTATTTCAAATTTATTATCATTCAGAAAAACGCCAGTCTTACTATTTATTGCAATAATATTTTTTATTGTTTTTACGGAGCAAAGTTTCAATTCTTGGTTGCCTGCTTTTTATAAGAATCACTTGAAGGTCAACTCTTTCTTCGCAATACAAGCATCTTCCATGCTTGCGGTATTTTCTTATATCGGAAGGATCATTACCGCAAATATTATCCAAAGATTTGCATTGCGATCGTATTTTATTTTCTGTCTCGGATGTATAATTTCACTTTTGAGCATTATTTTCTGGATTCAGTATTTTGGAAGCGGAGATTCTGAAATATTGCTTTATCTGTTTCCGGTTATCGGTTTGTTTCTCTCACCACTTTATCCTGTAATCAATTCTAAAATGATTTCACAGATCGACAAACAAAAAATAAATACCTTCACCTCCGTCATTGTAATTTTCTCCTCATTGGGAAGTTCTGTAAGTTCAATATTAATGTCTTTACTATTTAATAATCAAATGCTTACATTTTATTCTCTTTATATTTTGATGGCTGTTGTCATCATATTTATATTGAGTTTAATATATTTTAAACAAGAACAATTCAGAAATTAA
- a CDS encoding DUF6952 family protein — protein MKLPIIRQFYQNQTPENLEKTLEVLESFSEFRGTSEEDLNVAGELITNMCGALEVHANVQNGMSEKDALNSFAQKVLGSIDK, from the coding sequence ATGAAGTTGCCGATTATCAGACAGTTTTATCAAAATCAGACTCCTGAAAATTTAGAAAAAACTTTAGAAGTTTTAGAAAGTTTCAGTGAATTCCGAGGAACAAGCGAAGAAGATTTAAATGTTGCCGGAGAATTGATTACCAATATGTGTGGAGCTTTAGAAGTGCACGCCAACGTACAAAACGGAATGAGCGAAAAAGATGCTTTAAACTCTTTTGCCCAAAAGGTTTTAGGATCTATTGATAAATAA
- a CDS encoding NUDIX hydrolase: MKTDGSKNIETLKQLIEEKDFIPNISVDCTIFGFHNNILKVLLLKYHDLDLWSLPGGFVFLNEDLREAADRVLYERTHLKGLFLEQFHTFGRLDRTENNVHRTLISNKGLDVPKDHWILQRFITVGYCSLIDFSLANTFPDAFNETCAWFEVSKLPNMAFDHDRVIAEGLEYLRKNIDTQVAASNLLPEKFTMKDLQSLYETILGEKFRRNNFQRKILSMNSLERLEKLFDGSANKAPYLYKFIKE, translated from the coding sequence ATGAAAACGGACGGCTCAAAAAATATAGAAACACTAAAACAGCTTATTGAGGAGAAAGATTTTATTCCTAATATCTCTGTAGACTGCACCATCTTTGGTTTTCATAATAATATTCTGAAGGTTTTGCTTTTAAAATATCATGACTTAGATCTTTGGTCACTGCCAGGCGGTTTTGTTTTTCTCAATGAAGATCTGCGTGAAGCTGCAGACAGAGTTTTGTACGAAAGAACACATCTTAAAGGTCTTTTTTTGGAGCAGTTTCATACTTTCGGAAGATTAGATCGTACCGAAAACAATGTTCACAGAACTCTTATCAGTAATAAAGGCCTTGATGTACCAAAAGATCACTGGATTCTACAGCGGTTTATCACAGTTGGATACTGCAGTCTGATCGATTTTTCTTTAGCAAATACATTTCCGGATGCATTCAACGAAACCTGTGCTTGGTTTGAAGTAAGTAAACTACCGAATATGGCGTTTGATCATGACAGAGTAATCGCTGAAGGTTTAGAATATCTGCGCAAAAATATTGATACTCAGGTTGCTGCAAGCAATCTTTTGCCGGAGAAGTTTACGATGAAAGATCTTCAGTCTCTGTACGAAACTATTTTGGGCGAAAAATTCAGAAGAAATAATTTCCAACGTAAGATATTGAGCATGAACTCATTGGAAAGACTTGAAAAACTATTCGACGGCTCTGCCAACAAAGCACCTTATCTCTACAAATTTATCAAAGAATAG
- a CDS encoding thioredoxin family protein, protein MYIELTEDTLQNIVSDNEKVVVQYGATWCGNCRIMKPKFKKLASENDSIPFLYVDAEKLPESRKLAKVDNLPTFAIFKNGELVNQVQSNQAESLLNLFNEL, encoded by the coding sequence ATGTATATAGAATTAACTGAAGATACGCTTCAAAATATTGTAAGCGATAATGAAAAAGTGGTTGTACAATACGGAGCAACATGGTGTGGAAACTGTAGAATTATGAAGCCGAAATTCAAAAAATTAGCTTCAGAAAATGATTCTATTCCGTTTCTTTATGTAGATGCAGAAAAACTTCCTGAAAGCAGAAAACTGGCTAAAGTAGACAATTTACCTACATTTGCGATTTTCAAAAATGGCGAATTGGTGAATCAGGTTCAGTCTAATCAGGCAGAAAGTTTACTTAATTTATTTAACGAATTGTAA
- a CDS encoding peptidylprolyl isomerase, with translation MNKIFLIITLLSVQLFYSQEVVDLKVENNRKTDTPLNLSKKQIELYNGRFSQFMTALKSSDRSKMESLLSANAKKVVTDAVFKKLATDINTNKKVEIIRTGYKPLIDGNTYPMIQYKYSDDKAAEPKEVITAIFENDGKILGIKPFKKGN, from the coding sequence ATGAATAAAATATTCTTAATAATAACTCTGTTATCGGTTCAGCTTTTTTATTCGCAGGAAGTAGTGGATCTGAAAGTTGAAAACAACAGAAAAACAGATACACCGCTAAATTTAAGCAAAAAACAAATTGAATTATACAACGGTAGATTTTCACAATTTATGACTGCTTTGAAGTCTTCTGATCGCAGTAAAATGGAAAGCTTACTTTCTGCCAATGCAAAAAAAGTGGTAACAGATGCTGTTTTTAAAAAACTGGCAACAGATATTAACACCAATAAAAAGGTGGAAATCATCAGAACCGGTTACAAACCGTTGATTGACGGTAATACTTATCCAATGATTCAATACAAATATTCTGATGATAAAGCGGCAGAACCAAAAGAAGTAATCACGGCTATTTTTGAAAATGACGGAAAAATTCTTGGAATAAAACCATTTAAAAAAGGTAATTAA
- a CDS encoding peroxiredoxin — protein MSLVGKKFPNVTIDAMSEMGDDLRINIFEETTTNQQKVLLFWYPKDFTFVCPTELHAFQEALGEFEKRNTKVIGASCDTNEVHFAWLNVSKDNGGIEGVTYPLLADTHRQLANLLDIVDQDLDFDEEGNEFFTGSNVTYRATYLIDETGKVFHESVNDMPLGRNVKEYLRLIDAYTHVQKHGEVCPANWEEGKDAMKADRTSTAEYLAKN, from the coding sequence ATGTCTTTAGTAGGAAAAAAATTCCCCAACGTAACGATTGATGCAATGTCTGAAATGGGTGATGATCTTAGAATCAACATCTTCGAAGAAACTACAACTAACCAACAGAAAGTTCTTTTATTCTGGTATCCAAAAGATTTTACTTTTGTTTGCCCTACGGAGCTTCACGCTTTCCAGGAGGCTTTAGGTGAATTTGAAAAAAGAAATACAAAAGTGATTGGTGCTTCTTGCGATACAAACGAAGTACACTTTGCTTGGTTAAATGTTTCAAAAGACAACGGAGGTATTGAAGGAGTTACCTATCCGCTTTTAGCCGATACTCACAGACAATTGGCAAACTTATTAGATATCGTCGATCAGGATCTTGATTTTGATGAAGAAGGTAATGAGTTTTTCACAGGTTCAAACGTAACTTACAGAGCAACTTATTTAATTGACGAGACTGGAAAAGTTTTCCACGAGTCTGTAAATGATATGCCTTTGGGAAGAAATGTAAAAGAATATTTAAGATTAATCGACGCTTACACACACGTTCAGAAGCACGGTGAAGTTTGCCCCGCAAACTGGGAAGAAGGTAAAGATGCAATGAAAGCTGACAGAACTTCTACTGCTGAATATTTAGCAAAAAACTAA